Proteins found in one Candidatus Zixiibacteriota bacterium genomic segment:
- a CDS encoding chromophore lyase CpcT/CpeT, with product MQIRVRVLVGIIAALVLSACIVRKEVRPSQVHLDRLVNWMSGSFSTQEQALVDSAFLDIRLESVQIWPERIDGRWMYVEQASAVSLDRPYRQRVYRLSRRNDTTLVNSVYELREPLRFAGAWRTPSTFDFLTPDSLMPRPGCAVVLHPRGDTAFVGSTVDRECQSDHRGAAYTTAEVRITELRMVTWDRGWDSTGTQVWGSERGGYVFKRLREP from the coding sequence GTGCAAATCCGCGTTCGCGTTCTCGTTGGCATAATCGCAGCACTGGTGCTGTCAGCCTGTATCGTCCGCAAGGAAGTGCGGCCGTCGCAGGTTCATCTCGACCGTCTCGTAAACTGGATGAGCGGCTCGTTCAGCACGCAGGAGCAGGCGCTGGTCGACTCCGCCTTTCTCGACATACGCCTCGAGTCCGTGCAGATCTGGCCGGAGCGGATCGACGGGCGCTGGATGTATGTCGAGCAGGCGTCGGCGGTCAGCCTGGATAGGCCCTACCGCCAGCGGGTCTATCGCCTAAGTCGGCGAAACGACACAACTCTTGTGAACTCTGTCTACGAGCTTAGGGAGCCGCTTAGGTTTGCCGGCGCTTGGCGGACGCCGTCGACATTCGACTTCCTAACCCCTGATTCGCTGATGCCCCGGCCGGGATGCGCCGTTGTTCTGCACCCTCGGGGGGATACGGCGTTTGTCGGCAGCACGGTTGACCGGGAGTGCCAGAGCGATCATCGGGGCGCGGCCTACACTACCGCAGAGGTCAGGATCACCGAGCTACGTATGGTTACCTGGGACCGTGGGTGGGACTCGACAGGCACTCAGGTCTGGGGTTCGGAGCGGGGCGGCTACGTATTCAAGAGACTGCGGGAGCCGTAA